One window of the Hyperolius riggenbachi isolate aHypRig1 chromosome 5, aHypRig1.pri, whole genome shotgun sequence genome contains the following:
- the RETREG1 gene encoding reticulophagy regulator 1 isoform X2: MPEGEDFELNERWEAMNSDSGCRSQPGQCMTESCMSCSTFLQELSHFKQKNPGKFCLLACSVCSFFVVLGSYIPGIVLSYFILLCAFLCPLLKCNEFGQKVYSKLKPVLQKLDFGLQSYVSQWMKAISKKDEKLSEEKSELDLSALCPQITPGTIVKELSVSDTEPSDLTWTENGTFNLSEGYTPQTDTSDDLDRPSDQEEAFVRGLSEFPSLENGSGSNDDDSSIGLPSMPKRKHKDSKKTSAENYSATALSLLVGNDQPFDLVSRVAGEVITAAVSAAVTEQLKSTLPSSQTPASSPIEDTDIEEVDDFELLDQSELEDIEEELGHASTPESEGKKSTTGFLSSLLGGH, translated from the exons GTGGGAGGCAATGAACTCTGATTCAGGATGCAGATCTCAGCCTGGTCAGTGCATGACAGAATCCTGCATGAGTTGCAGCACTTTTCTCCAGGAATTATCCCACTTCAAACAGAAAAATCCTGGCAAG TTTTGCCTTCTTGCATGCAGTGTGTGTTCTTTTTTCGTTGTATTGGGAAGCTACATTCCAGGAATTGTCCTCTCCTATTTCATTT TATTGTGTGCCTTCTTGTGTCCATTATTAAAATGCAATGAATTTGGACAAAAAGTGTACAGCAAGCTGAAGCCAGTTCTGCAGAAGCTGGATTTTGGGTTGCAGTCCTATGTGAGCCAGTGGATGAAAGCAATCTCTA AGAAAGATGAAAAGTTATCCGAAGAAAAGAGTGAATTAGATTTGTCTGCATTATGTCCTCAG ATCACTCCAGGAACAATAGTGAAGGAACTCTCGGTTTCTGATACAGAGCCTTCAGATTTGACTTGGACAGAGAATGGTACATTTAACCTTTCCGAAGGATACACTCCACAGACAGACACATCAGATG ATCTTGACCGCCCAAGTGACCAGGAGGAAGCCTTCGTAAGAGGCCTGTCGGAATTCCCTTCTCTAGAGAATGGCTCAGGATCCAATGACGATGACTCAAGCATAGGTCTACCTTCCATGCCAAAGAGAAAACATAAAGACAGTAAAAAAACAAGTGCTGAAAATTATTCAGCTACAGCATTGTCCCTGCTTGTGGGCAATGATCAGCCATTCGACTTAGTAAGTAGAGTGGCTGGTGAGGTCATTACGGCTGCAGTTTCAGCAGCTGTCACTGAGCAATTGAAATCAACCTTACCCTCCTCACAAACTCCAGCTTCTAGTCCTATAGAGGATACTGACATTGAGGAAGTTGATGACTTTGAACTTTTGGACCAGTCAGAGCTTGAGGACATAGAGGAAGAACTGGGGCACGCCTCAACTCCAGAATCCGAGGGCAAAAAGTCTACTACAGGATTCCTTTCCAGTCTACTAGGTGGTCATTAA